A single genomic interval of Corylus avellana chromosome ca10, CavTom2PMs-1.0 harbors:
- the LOC132164044 gene encoding pentatricopeptide repeat-containing protein At2g29760, chloroplastic-like, with protein sequence MATLSTPPLSLPRHSNLPTPPSPTVNNDRYFANHPTLSLINQCTSTKHLKQVHAQMLRTGLFFDAFSASKLITASALEPFSSLDYARQVFDQIPQPNLYTWNIIIRAYASSPDPTQSLLMFLQMLHQCEHFPDKFTFPFVLKAASALKAFRVGRVFHGMVIKASLSSDVFILNSLVHFYGSCGDLDLAYGVFMKIPRKDVVSWNSMITAFVQGGYPEGALELFRGMEKENVKPNDVTMVGVLSACTKKLDLEFGRWVCLYIERNEISVNLTLSNAMLDMYWKCGGIEDAKRLFDKMLEKDIFSWTTMLDGYAKLGEYDEARRVFDAMPCQDIAAWNALISAYEQNGKPKEALAIFRELQLRKDAKPDEVTLVCTLSASAQLGAVDLGRWVHVYIEKQGINLNCHLMTSLIDMYTKCGDIEKALEVFYSTVRKDVFVWSAMIGGLAMHGRGRAAIDLFSKMLEAKVKPNSVTFTNVLCACSHTGLVNEGRTLFYQMEPVHGVVPEDKHYACMVDILGRSGLLEEAVELIEKMPMVPTASVWGALLGACRLHGNIELAEQASSRLLELDPGNHGAYVLLSNIYAKIGKWDRVSGLRKVMRDSGLKKEPGCSSIEVNGIVHEFLAGDNCHPLSKEIYSKLDEIAARLKSIGYVPNKSHLLQLIEEDDMKDHALSLHSEKLAIAFGLISMAPSQPIRVVKNLRVCGDCHSVTKLISKLYGREILLRDRYRFHHFRGGHCSCMDYW encoded by the coding sequence ATGGCAACTCTAAGCAccccacctctctctctcccacgtCACTCCAACCTCCCAACCCCTCCTTCCCCAACCGTCAATAACGACCGGTATTTCGCAAACCACCCAACACTTTCACTCATCAACCAATGCACCAGTACAAAGCACCTCAAGCAAGTCCATGCGCAGATGCTCCGTACAGGCCTCTTCTTCGACGCTTTCTCAGCTAGCAAGCTCATCACAGCCAGTGCTCTTGAGCCATTCTCGAGCCTCGACTATGCCCGCCAAGTGTTTGACCAAATTCCCCAACCCAATCTCTACACTTGGAACATCATCATTCGCGCTTATGCGTCAAGCCCCGATCCTACTCAGAGCCTCTTAATGTTTCTGCAGATGCTTCATCAGTGTGAGCATTTTCCAGATAAATTTACTTTTCCTTTTGTGCTTAAGGCGGCTTCGGCGCTTAAGGCTTTTCGGGTCGGGAGAGTGTTTCATGGGATGGTGATTAAAGCATCGCTTAGTTCAGATGTATTTATTCTTAATTCACTTGTGCATTTCTACGGTTCGTGTGGGGATTTGGATTTGGCTTATGGGGTGTTTATGAAGATTCCGAGGAAAGATGTTGTCTCTTGGAATTCTATGATCACAGCTTTTGTGCAAGGAGGTTATCCTGAAGGGGCGCTGGAGTTGTTTAGGGGAATGGAGAAGGAGAATGTGAAGCCAAATGATGTGACAATGGTGGGTGTTCTTTCAGCTTGCACCAAGAAGTTAGATTTGGAGTTTGGGAGGTGGGTGTGTTTGTATATTGAAAGGAATGAGATTAGTGTGAACTTGACTCTGAGTAATGCAATGCTTGATATGTATTGGAAATGTGGGGGGATTGAAGATGCAAAAAGATTGTTTGATAAGATGCTAGAGAAAGATATTTTCTCTTGGACAACAATGCTTGATGGATATGCTAAGTTAGGGGAATATGATGAGGCTCGGCGTGTTTTTGATGCAATGCCTTGTCAAGATATCGCTGCGTGGAACGCCCTCATTTCAGCTTATGAACAGAATGGTAAGCCAAAAGAGGCTTTGGCTATATTTCGTGAATTGCAGCTCAGAAAGGATGCAAAACCGGATGAGGTCACTCTTGTTTGTACTCTATCAGCTTCTGCTCAGTTGGGAGCAGTGGATTTAGGCAGATGGGTCCACGTGTACATTGAGAAGCAGGGGATTAACCTAAATTGTCATCTCATGACCTCTCTCATTGACATGTACACTAAGTGTGGGGATATTGAGAAGGCACTCGAGGTATTTTACTCAACAGTGAGAAAAGATGTGTTTGTTTGGAGTGCCATGATTGGTGGTCTGGCAATGCATGGGCGCGGAAGGGCTGCAATAGATTTGTTCTCAAAAATGTTAGAAGCTAAGGTCAAGCCCAATTCTGTGACTTTTACTAACGTATTATGTGCTTGTAGCCACACTGGATTAGTCAATGAGGGACGAACCTTATTCTATCAGATGGAGCCAGTTCATGGGGTTGTGCCTGAAGACAAGCACTATGCTTGCATGGTTGATATTCTTGGTCGTTCAGGCCTTCTGGAAGAAGCTGTCGAATTGATAGAAAAAATGCCCATGGTTCCTACCGCGTCTGTGTGGGGGGCTCTGCTTGGGGCCTGTAGACTTCATGGGAATATTGAGCTTGCTGAACAGGCTTCAAGCCGTTTGCTTGAGTTGGACCCTGGAAATCATGGAGCCTATGTGCTTTTATCCAACATATATGCTAAAATAGGGAAGTGGGATAGAGTTTCAGGGTTAAGAAAGGTCATGAGAGATTCTGGACTGAAGAAAGAACCGGGTTGTAGCTCAATTGAGGTCAATGGTATCGTTCATGAGTTTCTAGCTGGTGATAATTGTCACCCTCTATCCAAGGAAATATACTCAAAGTTGGATGAGATTGCAGCAAGATTGAAGTCAATTGGTTATGTGCCAAACAAGTCCCACCTCCTGCAACTTATTGAAGAAGACGACATGAAGGACCATGCCCTAAGCCTTCACAGTGAGAAGTTAGCAATTGCCTTTGGGCTTATTAGTATGGCCCCATCACAACCAATTCGGGTTGTGAAGAATCTTCGTGTCTGTGGGGATTGCCACTCTGTTACTAAGCTCATATCCAAGCTTTATGGTAGAGAGATACTTCTAAGAGATCGTTATCGATTCCATCATTTTAGAGGAGGACATTGCTCATGTATGGATTATTGGTGA
- the LOC132163131 gene encoding putative receptor-like protein kinase At3g47110 has translation MEHPVICFRLFFSPTSRTILLLSLFFSVSKFSLATILSTETDKHALLEFKSLIHDTPSVLPSWNESLHFCQWVGINCGHNHQRVIGLNLKDQKLVGTISPHLGNLSFLRSLNLANNSFSGGIPSEVGHLIRLQNLNLSYNSLEGEIPVNLSHCSNLVNLDLHYNNLVQQIPSELGSLSKLEILSLSNNHLSGRFPPPLGNLSSLQQLWFAYNNLEGEIPGTVAKMTSLQFFHVGLNNLSGGFPASLYNLSSLIFISLCSNNLSGNLKPDLGIALPNLQELLLGGGNKFTGSFPASLANASNLQLLHISENRLTGNIPTIFRDLKDLQWLDASGNLFGNQSVDDLSFLTSLTNCSKLQRLDFSYNRLGGELPDSITNLSTQLTWLQLRGNFIGGRIPMRISDLVSLTQLGLDQNLLTGNIPASIGKLSNLNKLYLGANKLTGEIPSSFGNMTRLLALHLCNNSLVGSIPASLERCSYLQDVRLSHNKLNGSIPKQLLALPALSLVLNVSHNSLTGPLPPEVGNLKSLVALDLSYNKFSKEIPGHLKDCLALEFLYMQGNFFEGTIPDLSRLKGIRYLDLSHNKLTGRIPSYMQVSFPLLQNLNLSFNNLEGEVPVQGSFSNATAIKVYGNNRLCGGIQMLQLPTCKHRKHVAFKLILAMVIAVAFCLTLLSLISVCLLRKPEKKRLSVSSFGHYYQRISYQELLNATGGFSERNFIGSGNFGSVYKGILGSNGKSVAIKVLNLEKQGASKSFIAECQALRNIRHRNLVKILTACSSVDFEGKDFKALVYEFMPNGNLEMWLHPEDGLKQLRSLSLLQRMDIAIDVASALLYLHHHCQTPIIHCDLKPSNVLLDDDLTAHISDFGLARLLSESGKQALVNQLSSTGINGTVGYAPPEYGIGGQQSTNGDVYSFGILLLEIFTGRRPTDELFKDDLNLHNFVKLTLQGQVTQILDQSASNKVGETKNMVTCWGEWTSDEIECLILVFHIGLACSAESLGHRMDMRRVTLELLSIRAKLLGSGTHEQKIESSVKGESF, from the exons ATGGAGCATCCTGTTATTTGTTTCAGACTCTTCTTTTCACCAACTTCCCGGACCATCCTTCTTCTGTCCCTCTTCTTTTCAGTCTCAAAATTTTCCCTGGCTACCATACTTTCAACTGAAACAGACAAACATGCATTACTAGAGTTCAAGTCCCTCATACATGACACCCCCAGTGTCCTGCCTTCTTGGAATGAGTCTTTGCATTTCTGCCAATGGGTTGGGATCAACTGTGGCCACAACCACCAAAGAGTCATCGGTTTGAACCTAAAAGACCAGAAATTGGTTGGCACCATATCTCCCCACCTTGGAAATCTTTCTTTCCTTCGATCCCTCAACCTTGCAAACAACTCCTTCTCTGGTGGAATCCCCTCAGAAGTTGGTCACTTAATCAGGCTTCAAAATCTAAACTTGAGTTATAACTCATTGGAAGGAGAAATTCCAGTTAATTTGTCTCACTGTTCCAACCTTGTCAATCTTGATCTCCACTACAACAACCTAGTACAACAAATCCCATCTGAACTTGGCTCTTTATCCAAACTTGAGATCCTATCTCTTTCCAACAACCACCTAAGTGGAAGGTTCCCACCACCTCTGGGGAACCTGTCATCTCTCCAACAGCTTTGGTTTGCATATAACAATTTGGAGGGAGAAATTCCAGGTACAGTAGCCAAAATGACAAGCTTGCAATTTTTTCATGTTGGATTGAATAATCTTTCCGGTGGGTTTCCAGCTTCCCTATACAATTTATCATCACtcattttcatttccttgtgtTCCAACAACCTCTCTGGTAACCTCAAGCCTGACTTAGGCATTGCTCTTCCAAATCTCCAAGAACTTCTTTTGGGGGGAGGAAATAAATTCACAGGAAGCTTTCCAGCTTCCTTGGCCAATGCTTCAAATTTGCAGCTCCTTCATATATCTGAGAATCGTTTAACAGGAAACATACCTACGATTTTTCGCGATTTAAAAGATCTTCAATGGCTTGATGCATCTGGGAATCTTTTCGGAAATCAGTCAGTTGATGATTTGAGTTTTCTGACTTCTTTGACCAATTGTAGCAAGTTACAGAGGCTGGATTTCAGCTACAACCGGCTTGGTGGTGAGCTGCCTGACTCTATAACAAACCTCTCAACCCAACTAACTTGGCTACAGCTAAGAGGGAATTTTATTGGTGGACGCATACCCATGCGGATATCAGATCTAGTCAGCCTAACTCAACTTGGCCTGGATCAGAATTTGTTAACAGGTAATATTCCAGCCTCAATTGGGAAGCTCTCAAACTTGAACAAACTATACTTGGGTGCAAACAAATTGACAGGGGAGATCCCATCTTCCTTTGGCAATATGACTCGATTGTTAGCTCTCCATTTGTGTAATAACAGCTTAGTAGGAAGCATACCCGCGAGTCTGGAAAGATGTAGCTACCTGCAAGATGTACGCCTTTCCCATAACAAATTAAATGGCAGCATACCAAAGCAACTCCTTGCTCTTCCAGCTCTTTCTCTAGTCCTTAATGTGTCTCATAACTCTCTGACGGGTCCGTTGCCACCAGAAGTAGGAAACCTGAAATCTCTTGTTGCTCTGGATTTGTCATACAACAAATTTTCCAAAGAGATTCCAGGGCACCTAAAGGATTGTTTGGCGTTGGAATTTCTTTATATGCAGGGGAACTTCTTTGAAGGAACTATTCCCGATTTAAGTAGGTTAAAAGGTATTCGATATCTTGATCTTTCCCACAACAAATTGACCGGCCGAATCCCAAGCTACATGCAGGTTAGTTTTCCCTTGTTGCAGAACTTAAATCTGTCTTTCAACAATCTGGAGGGAGAGGTACCAGTACAAGGGTCCTTCAGCAATGCTACAGCAATTAAAGTCTATGGCAACAACAGGCTTTGTGGGGGGATCCAAATGCTGCAGTTGCCAACGTGCAAGCATAGAAAGCATGTTGCTTTTAAGCTGATACTGGCAATGGTCATTGCAGTTGCTTTCTGCTTGACGTTGTTGTCTTTGATTTCTGTGTGCTTGTTGAGAAAGCCAGAGAAGAAACGtctttctgtttcttcttttgGGCACTATTACCAAAGAATTTCGTATCAAGAATTGCTCAATGCAACCGGTGGATTCTCTGAGAGAAATTTCATCGGTTCAGGTAATTTTGGTTCTGTCTATAAAGGAATACTCGGATCGAATGGAAAAAGTGTTGCAATCAAGGTACTCAACCTTGAAAAGCAAGGAGCTTCAAAGAGCTTCATTGCTGAATGCCAAGCATTGAGGAACATCCGGCATCGAAACCTCGTTAAGATACTTACTGCTTGCTCAAGTGTTGATTTTGAGGGCAAAGATTTCAAAGCTTTAGTATATGAGTTCATGCCAAATGGGAACTTGGAGATGTGGTTGCATCCAGAAGATGGGCTCAAGCAGCTGAGAAGTTTAAGCCTTCTACAGAGAATGGACATTGCAATAGATGTAGCTTCTGCTTTGCTTTATCTTCATCATCACTGCCAAACCCCTATTATTCACTGTGATCTAAAGCCAAGCAATGTTCTTCTTGATGATGATTTGACTGCTCATAtaagtgattttggtttggcaagACTCCTTTCAGAATCCGGCAAGCAAGCTCTTGTTAATCAATTAAGCTCAACTGGGATTAATGGAACTGTCGGGTATGCTCCTCCAG AGTATGGAATTGGTGGTCAGCAATCAACTAATGGTGATGTGTACAGCTTTGGGATCCTCTTGTTGGAGATATTCACTGGAAGAAGACCCACTGATGAACTGTTCAAAGATGACCTGAACCTTCACAACTTCGTCAAGTTGACATTGCAGGGACAAGTGACACAGATTCTGGACCAATCAGCTTCGAACAAGGTAGGAGAAACTAAGAACATGGTTACATGTTGGGGTGAGTGGACAAGTGATGAAATTGAATGCTTGATATTGGTCTTTCACATTGGCCTTGCATGTTCAGCAGAATCTCTAGGACACAGAATGGACATGAGAAGAGTTACCCTAGAATTGCTTTCAATTAGAGCCAAACTCCTTGGGAGTGGAACTCATGAACAGAAAATTGAAAGCTCAGTTAAAGGGGAAAGTTTCTGA
- the LOC132164476 gene encoding putative receptor-like protein kinase At3g47110 produces MLDVSYNLLGGELPNSITNLTTQLTWLQLGGNFIGGRIPMQISNLASLTQLGLQQNFLTGNIPASIGKLSNLNRLYLGGNKFTGEIPFSVGNMTRLLHLYLYNNSLEGSIPTSLGTCRFLQDVRFCHNKLNGTIPKQLLGLPALSIVLNMSHNSLTGPLPPEVGNLKSLVTLDLSYNKFSKEIPRELNDCLALEVLQMQGNFFEGTIPDLRGLKGIQYLDLSHNNLTGPIPSYMVSFSSLQNLNLSFNNMEGEVPVQGIFSNVTAIEIYGNSGLCGGIQELQLPACPIRGSKKHRKHVAFKLTLALGIAAAFCLTLLSLISLCCLRKSKNKSISFSSSGHFYQRISYQELLKSTGGFSGRNLIGSGHFGTVYKGKLGPDETSVAVKVLHLHKEGATKSFIAECQALRNIRHRHLVKILTACSSVDYDGKDFKALVYEFMPNGNLDTWLHPEDGFQQQRNLSFPQRMNIAIDVASALLYLHHHCQTPIIHCDLKPSNVLLDDDLTAHISDFGLARLLSESGRQDFFNQLSSAGINGTVGYAPPEYGMGDQLSTNGDVYSFGILLLEIFTERRPTDELFKDDLNLHNFVKLALQRQVLTQILDQSVLNEEGETKNMVTCWSDWTSEEIECLILVFHIGLACSAESPRDRMDMTRVSLELLSIRDKLIGNRTHE; encoded by the exons ATGCTGGATGTCAGCTACAACCTGCTTGGTGGTGAGCTGCCTAACTCCATAACAAACCTCACAACCCAACTAACATGGTTACAGCTTGGAGGGAATTTTATTGGTGGACGCATACCCATGCAGATATCAAATCTAGCCAGCTTAACTCAACTTGGCCTGCAACAGAATTTTTTAACAGGGAATATTCCAGCTTCAATTGGTAAGCTCTCAAACTTGAACAGACTATACTTGGGTGGAAACAAATTTACAGGGGAGATCCCATTTTCTGTTGGCAACATGACTCGATTGTTACATCTCTATTTGTATAACAACAGCTTAGAAGGAAGCATACCAACGAGTCTGGGAACGTGTAGATTCCTGCAAGATGTACGTTTTTGCCATAATAAATTAAATGGCACCATACCAAAGCAACTCCTTGGTCTTCCAGCTCTTTCTATAGTCCTTAATATGTCTCACAACTCTCTGACGGGTCCGTTGCCACCAGAAGTAGGAAACCTGAAATCTCTTGTTACTCTGGATTTGTCATACAACAAATTCTCCAAAGAGATTCCGAGGGAGCTCAACGATTGTTTGGCGTTGGAAGTTCTTCAGATGCAGGGGAACTTCTTTGAAGGAACCATTCCTGATTTAAGAGGGTTAAAAGGTATTCAATATCTTGATCTTTCCCATAACAACTTGACTGGCCCAATCCCAAGCTACATGGTTAGTTTTTCCTCGTTGCAAAACTTGAATCTGTCTTTCAACAATATGGAGGGAGAGGTGCCGGTACAAGGGATCTTCAGCAATGTTACTGCAATTGAAATCTATGGCAACAGTGGGCTTTGTGGGGGGATCCAAGAGCTGCAGTTGCCTGCATGCCCCATTCGAGGGTCCAAGAAGCATAGAAAGCATGTTGCTTTTAAGTTGACACTGGCATTGGGCATTGCAGCTGCTTTCTGCTTGACGTTGTTATCTTTGATTTCCCTGTGCTGCTTGAGAAAGTCCAAGAATAaaagtatttctttttcttcttctgggCACTTTTACCAAAGGATTTCTTATCAAGAATTACTCAAATCAACCGGTGGATTCTCTGGGAGGAATTTGATTGGTTCAGGTCATTTTGGTACTGTCTATAAAGGAAAACTTGGTCCAGATGAAACCAGTGTCGCAGTCAAGGTACTCCACCTTCACAAGGAAGGAGCTACCAAGAGCTTCATCGCTGAATGCCAGGCCTTGAGGAACATCCGGCATCGACATCTGGTTAAGATTCTAACTGCTTGCTCAAGTGTTGATTATGATGGCAAAGATTTCAAAGCTTTAGTATACGAGTTCATGCCAAATGGGAACCTGGACACGTGGTTGCATCCAGAAGATGGGTTCCAGCAGCAGAGAAATTTAAGCTTTCCCCAGAGAATGAACATTGCAATAGATGTGGCTTCTGCTTTGCTTTACCTTCATCATCACTGCCAAACTCCTATTATTCACTGTGATCTAAAGCCAAGCAATGTTCTTCTTGATGATGATCTGACTGCTCACAtaagtgattttggtttggcaagACTCCTTTCAGAATCTGGCAGGCaagatttttttaatcaattaagCTCAGCTGGGATTAATGGAACCGTCGGTTATGCTCCTCCAG AGTATGGGATGGGCGATCAGCTATCAACTAATGGTGATGTGTACAGCTTTGGGATCCTCTTGTTGGAGATATTCACTGAAAGAAGACCCACTGATGAATTGTTCAAAGATGACCTGAACCTTCACAACTTTGTCAAGTTGGCATTGCAGAGACAAGTATTGACACAGATTCTAGACCAATCAGTTTTGAACGAGGAAGGAGAAACTAAGAATATGGTTACATGTTGGAGTGACTGGACAAGTGAAGAAATTGAATGCTTGATATTGGTCTTTCACATTGGCCTTGCGTGTTCAGCAGAATCTCCAAGGGACAGAATGGACATGACAAGAGTTTCCTTGGAATTGCTTTCAATTAGAGACAAACTCATTGGAAACAGAACTCATGAATAG
- the LOC132163132 gene encoding putative receptor-like protein kinase At3g47110, translating to MEHPVICFRLFFSPTSRTILLLSLFFSVSKFSLATILSTETDKHALLEFKSLIHDTPSVLPSWNESLHFCQWVGINCGHNHQRVIGLNLKDQKLVGTISPHLGNLSFLRSLNLANNSFSGGIPSEVGHLIRLQNLNLSYNSLEGEIPVNLSHCSNLVNLDLHYNNLVQQIPSELGSLSKLEILSLSNNHLSGRFPPPLGNLSSLQQLWFAYNNLEGEIPGTVAKMTSLKFFHVGLNNLSGGFPASLYNLSSLIFISLCSNNLSGNLKPDLGIALPNLQELLLGGGNKFTGSFPASLANASNLQLLHISENRLTGNIPTIFRDLKDLQWLDASGNLFGNQSVDDLSFLTSLTNCSKLQRLDFSYNRLGGELPDSITNLSTQLTWLQLRGNFIGGRIPMRISDLVSLTQLGLDQNLLTGNIPASIGKLSNLNKLYLGANKLTGEIPSSFGNMTRLLALHLCNNSLVGSIPASLERCSYLQDVRLSHNKLNGSIPKQLLALPALSLVLNVSHNSLTGPLPPEVGNLKSLVALDLSYNKFSKEIPGQLKDCLALEFLYMQGNFFEGTIPDLSRLKGIRYLDLSHNKLAGRIPSYMQVSFPLLQNLNLSFNNLEGEVPVQGSFSNATAIKVYGNNRLCGGIQMLQLPTCKRRKHVAFKLILAMVIAAAFCLTLLSLISVCLLRKPEKKRLSVSSFGHYYQRISYQELLNATGGFSERNFIGSGNFGSVYKGILGSNGKSVAIKVLNLEKQGASKSFIAECQALRNIRHRNLVKILTACSSVDFEGKDFKALVYEFMPNGNLEMWLHPEDGLKQLRSLSLLQRMDIAIDVASALLYLHHHCQTPIIHCDLKPSNVLLDDDLTAHISDFGLARLLSESGKQALVNQLSSTGINGTVGYAPPEYGIGGQQSTNGDVYSFGILLLEIFTGRRPTDELFKDDLNLHNFVKLTLQGQVTQILDQSASNKVGETKNMVTCWGEWTSDEIECLILVFHIGLACSAESLGHRMDMRRVTLELLSIRAKLLGSGTHEQKIESSVKGESF from the exons ATGGAGCATCCTGTTATTTGTTTCAGACTCTTCTTTTCACCAACTTCCCGGACCATCCTTCTTCTGTCCCTCTTCTTTTCAGTCTCAAAATTTTCCCTGGCTACCATACTTTCAACTGAAACAGACAAACATGCATTACTAGAGTTCAAGTCCCTCATACATGACACCCCCAGTGTCCTGCCTTCTTGGAATGAGTCTTTGCATTTCTGCCAATGGGTTGGGATCAACTGTGGCCACAACCACCAAAGAGTCATCGGTTTGAACCTAAAAGACCAGAAATTGGTTGGCACCATATCTCCCCACCTTGGAAATCTTTCTTTCCTTCGATCCCTCAACCTTGCAAACAACTCCTTCTCTGGTGGAATCCCCTCAGAAGTTGGTCACTTAATCAGGCTTCAAAATCTAAACTTGAGTTATAACTCATTGGAAGGAGAAATTCCAGTTAATTTGTCTCACTGTTCCAACCTTGTCAATCTTGATCTCCACTACAACAACCTAGTACAACAAATCCCATCTGAACTTGGCTCTTTATCCAAACTTGAGATCCTATCTCTTTCCAACAACCACCTAAGTGGAAGGTTCCCACCACCTCTGGGGAACCTGTCATCTCTCCAACAGCTTTGGTTTGCATATAACAATTTGGAGGGAGAAATTCCAGGTACAGTAGCCAAAATGACaagcttgaaattttttcaTGTTGGATTGAATAATCTTTCCGGTGGGTTTCCAGCTTCCCTATACAATTTATCATCACtcattttcatttccttgtgtTCCAACAACCTCTCTGGTAACCTCAAGCCTGACTTAGGCATTGCTCTTCCAAATCTCCAAGAACTTCTTTTGGGGGGAGGAAATAAATTCACAGGAAGCTTTCCAGCTTCCTTGGCCAATGCTTCAAATTTGCAGCTCCTTCATATATCTGAGAATCGTTTAACAGGAAACATACCTACGATTTTTCGCGATTTAAAAGATCTTCAATGGCTTGATGCATCTGGGAATCTTTTCGGAAATCAGTCAGTTGATGATTTGAGTTTTCTGACTTCTTTGACCAATTGTAGCAAGTTACAGAGGCTGGATTTCAGCTACAACCGGCTTGGTGGTGAGCTGCCTGACTCTATAACAAACCTCTCAACCCAACTAACTTGGCTACAGCTAAGAGGGAATTTTATTGGTGGACGCATACCCATGCGGATATCAGATCTAGTCAGCCTAACTCAACTTGGCCTGGATCAGAATTTGTTAACAGGTAATATTCCAGCCTCAATTGGGAAGCTCTCAAACTTGAACAAACTATACTTGGGTGCAAACAAATTGACAGGGGAGATCCCATCTTCCTTTGGCAATATGACTCGATTGTTAGCTCTCCATTTGTGTAATAACAGCTTAGTAGGAAGCATACCCGCGAGTCTGGAAAGATGTAGCTACCTGCAAGATGTACGCCTTTCCCATAACAAATTAAATGGCAGCATACCAAAGCAACTCCTTGCTCTTCCAGCTCTTTCTCTAGTCCTTAATGTGTCTCATAACTCTCTGACGGGTCCGTTGCCACCAGAAGTAGGAAACCTGAAATCTCTTGTTGCTCTGGATTTGTCATACAACAAATTTTCCAAAGAGATTCCAGGGCAGCTAAAGGATTGTTTGGCGTTGGAATTTCTTTATATGCAGGGGAACTTCTTTGAAGGAACCATTCCCGATTTAAGTAGGTTAAAAGGTATTCGATATCTTGATCTTTCCCACAACAAATTGGCCGGCCGAATCCCAAGCTACATGCAGGTTAGTTTTCCCTTGTTGCAAAACTTAAATCTGTCGTTCAACAATCTGGAGGGAGAGGTACCGGTACAAGGGTCCTTCAGCAATGCTACAGCAATTAAAGTCTATGGCAACAACAGGCTTTGTGGGGGGATCCAAATGCTGCAGTTGCCAACATGCAAGCGTAGAAAGCATGTTGCTTTTAAGCTGATACTGGCAATGGTCATTGCAGCTGCTTTCTGCTTGACGTTGTTGTCTTTGATTTCTGTGTGCTTGTTGAGAAAGCCAGAGAAGAAACGtctttctgtttcttcttttgGGCACTATTACCAAAGAATTTCGTATCAAGAATTGCTCAATGCAACCGGTGGATTCTCTGAGAGAAATTTCATCGGTTCAGGTAATTTTGGTTCTGTCTATAAAGGAATACTCGGATCGAATGGAAAAAGTGTTGCAATCAAGGTACTCAACCTTGAAAAGCAAGGAGCTTCAAAGAGCTTCATTGCTGAATGCCAAGCCTTGAGGAACATCCGGCATCGAAACCTCGTTAAGATTCTTACTGCTTGCTCAAGTGTTGATTTTGAGGGCAAAGATTTCAAAGCTTTAGTATATGAGTTCATGCCAAATGGAAACTTGGAGATGTGGTTGCATCCAGAAGATGGGCTCAAGCAGCTGAGAAGTTTAAGCCTTCTACAGAGAATGGACATTGCAATAGATGTAGCTTCTGCTTTGCTTTATCTTCATCATCACTGCCAAACCCCTATTATTCACTGTGATCTAAAGCCAAGCAATGTTCTTCTTGATGATGATTTGACTGCTCATAtaagtgattttggtttggcaagACTCCTTTCAGAATCCGGCAAGCAAGCTCTTGTTAATCAATTAAGCTCAACTGGGATTAATGGAACTGTCGGGTATGCTCCTCCAG AGTATGGAATTGGTGGTCAGCAATCAACTAATGGTGATGTGTACAGCTTTGGGATCCTCTTGTTGGAGATATTCACTGGAAGAAGACCCACTGATGAACTGTTCAAAGATGACCTGAACCTTCACAACTTCGTCAAGTTGACATTGCAGGGACAAGTGACACAGATTCTGGACCAATCAGCTTCGAACAAGGTAGGAGAAACTAAGAACATGGTTACATGTTGGGGTGAGTGGACAAGTGATGAAATTGAATGCTTGATATTGGTCTTTCACATTGGCCTTGCATGTTCAGCAGAATCTCTAGGACACAGAATGGACATGAGAAGAGTTACCCTAGAATTGCTTTCAATTAGAGCCAAACTCCTTGGGAGTGGAACTCATGAACAGAAAATTGAAAGCTCAGTTAAAGGGGAAAGTTTCTGA